The Gossypium raimondii isolate GPD5lz chromosome 2, ASM2569854v1, whole genome shotgun sequence genome segment tccaaagccaagcTGCTAAATTGAAAAACCTTAAAAACCAAATGGGCCAGATTGCAACTGAACTTAAGATTCGACCATAGGGCACATTGCCTTGTGATACAAAGAATTCAAGAAATCCAGGGAAAGAGCATGGTAAAGCATTGACATTGAGGAGTGGAAAAAAGTTAGAGCCCTATACCGTCAAAGTTGAAGAAGAGACGGTTGATGCTTGAGATAAAGAAGAAGTTCAACCAAGTATTGAAACTCCAATATCAGCATAACCAGAATCTGCAAAATCTGATAAGGTAACTTCAAAATCAGTCAATTCTAACAAACTAACAACTTTGTTACATGCAGAAGTGCCACAGAAAAAGAATCAGCTAGTTCTAGTAAAGAatcctccaccaccctacccttaAAGACTTCAGAAGCAGAAATAAGAAGTCCAGTTTGAGAAGTTCCTAGATGTAtccaagcaacttcatatcaacattttGTTGGTAGAAACACTTGAGTAGATGCCAaactacgtcaaattcatgaaggaaaTCTTGTCTAAGAAAGAAAGGCTTGAAAATTTTGGGATGGTAGCTCTAACGAAGGAATGCAGTACATATTTACAAGATAAACTACCCCCAAAGATGAAGGACCttagatgttttaccataccttgcaacattggagcaactTATTATGGTAAGACACTATGTGTTTGGGTgcaagcatcaacttgatgcctatgtctatatttaaaaagttagggataggtgaatTTAGACCTACTACGATTACACTTCAGTCAGCAAATTGATCTTTAGcacatctagaaggaaaaattgaggaTGTATTGGTAAGTGcagacaaatttatttttcttactaACTTTGTTATCTTAGACTTTGAAGTAGATAAAGAGGtgtcaatcatcctaggaagaccTTTCCTAGCAACTGGAAGGACTCTTATTGATGTAGAGAAGGGTGAGCTTACCATCCGTGTTCAGGACGATCAGataacttttaatgtttttaagtacATGCGATTTCCTGACATATTTGATGATTATTTTTCAGTATCTGAGTTAGAGGATTTAGCTGTAGAATGGGAACTCAACTctgttgaggacccattggaacaaGTTTTTGATGTCAGACCCACCAAGTGATGAAGAGGGAGaggaatacttagctttgctagaagctaacCAGAAGGGGTTTAATCCATAATCCcgttttgaatatttgaaattagaAAGCAAAAATTATGTTCAACCAAAAGTATCAATCGATGAGCCGCCTAAATtggaactaaaggtacttctcTCACACTTAAAATATGGTTATTTAGGTAAAGCTTCGACTTTGCCTATGATTATTTTAGCACAGCTAACTAAATAACATAAAGAGAAACTTATTATAGTGCTAAAACAATTTAAGAAggctatcggatggaccataACCGTTATCTATGGTATTAGTCATACGTGTGCATGCATAAAATTATCCTAAAAGATGGCGAGAAAGGGACGATTAATAGACAACAAAGATTGAACCCCATTATGAAGGACgtgttaaagaaagaaatcataaaatggttagatgcaaGTATAATTTATCCTATCTCaaatagttcatgggtaagtccagTCTAGTGCTTGCAAAAGAAATGAGGTATTACGGTCATAGAGAACGAAAACAACAAGTTAATACCGACCAGAACAGTTACatgatggagaatttgcatatATTACCAAAAATTGCATAAGgtgactaggaaagatcactctCCTTTACTGTTCTTGGATCAAATGTTGGACAGACTCGCGGGGTGagactattattattttctagatGGATACTCAAGGTACAATCAGATCACAGTAGCACTGGAGGATCAACGCAAAACAATATTCAGATACCCGCATGGTACATTTGTATTtagacgcatgccatttggttgATGTAATGCACCTACTACATTTCAAATATGTGTGATGGCTATTGTTACTAACATGGTTGAAAAGTATTTAGAAGTTTTTATGGAcgattttttagtattttgagaCACTTACGATGATTGCTTCGCCAATCTGGCTAAGGTACTAAGACAAGGTGAAGAAGCAAACCTAGTACTCAACTGGAAAAAAGTACCATTTCATGGTACAGGAAGGTATTATTTTGGGGCATCGAATATCGAGACAAGGGATAGAAGTAGATAAAGCCAAGGTAGATGTCATTGAGAACCTTTCATCTCCAATATCTGTAAaaggtgttaggagctttttgggacTTGCCAAATTCTATCAAAGATTTATCAAagacttctccaaaattgctaaagccttatgcaaattattggagaaaaACACAACATTCAGCTTTGATGAAGAATGCTTGAAAGCTTTTAATTATCTGAAGAATTGGCTAGTTTCGGCACCAGTTATCATCACACCGGAttgggatttgccatttgagttaatgtgtgatgcaagtgacttcGCGGTAGGAGCTATGATGGGCCAGCGAAGGAACAaggtttttcatcccatctattATGCAAGTCAGTCTCTGACGGAAGCTCAACTAAATTATACGATAAcagagaaagagttacttgctattgttttcatttttgacaagttttgatcttatcttataggtaccaaagtgactgtctataTGGATCATTCAACAATTAAATacttacttgccaagaaagatgcTAAGCCGAGATTGATCcaatgggtacttctacttcaagagtttgatctagaaattcaagatccaaAAAGGATAGAAAACCAGGTAGCAGATCACTAATCTAGATTGGAACTACAAGAAGAAACTTCTCTCCTTACACCCATCCAGGAGACATTCCTAGACGAGCACATACtcaaggtaaatcatgtccataatacccattggtttgctgattttgctaactatttagctaGTGGTTTGATAccgattgataagacgtatcaataaaagaaaaagtttctacatgatgtgaagtactatttataggaagagtcATACTTGTTCAAAAAATGCacagatcaaatgatcaggagatgcgtgACAGAAGATGAGgtatataagtttttatatcATTGTCACACAGCTCTAAGTGGTGAACACTTCGGAGGTTCACATACTAtggccaaagtattgcaagcttgattcttttggccaacattATTCAAATATGCGTATGCCTACGTAAAAAGTTGTGATGGATGCCAGAGGGTTGGAAATGTCAGCAACAAAAATGAGATGCCTCAAATAAACATTATTGAGGTaaaattattcgatgtttggggtattgactttcttggACCGTTCCCTTCTTTTGGCCAAAAGTATATATTAGTAACAGTATACTACGtatctaagtgggttgaggatCTTCTTGATGTACCTTTGTTGCGATAAAAACAATTTCCCAAAATGTCTCTCTAAAAATTTCCATCCCCAAAATTTGCTTTATTGCTCCTAAATCCTTTATCTCGAACTTAGAGTTAAACATAGTTTTAAGGCGATCTATATCAGATGGATTCTTAGTCGCAATTAACATATAATCAACATAAagca includes the following:
- the LOC128034083 gene encoding uncharacterized mitochondrial protein AtMg00860-like; this translates as MVQEGIILGHRISRQGIEVDKAKVDVIENLSSPISVKGVRSFLGLAKFYQRFIKDFSKIAKALCKLLEKNTTFSFDEECLKAFNYLKNWLVSAPVIITPDWDLPFELMCDASDFAVGAMMGQRRNKVFHPIYYASTKVTVYMDHSTIKYLLAKKDAKPRLIQWVLLLQEFDLEIQDPKRIENQGLEAPE
- the LOC105789559 gene encoding uncharacterized protein LOC105789559 codes for the protein MPNYVKFMKEILSKKERLENFGMVALTKECSTYLQDKLPPKMKDLRCFTIPCNIGATYYDFEVDKEVSIILGRPFLATGRTLIDVEKGELTIRVQDDQITFNVFKYMRFPDIFDDYFSVSELEDLAVEWELNSVEDPLEQVFDVRPTK